From Natronincola ferrireducens, the proteins below share one genomic window:
- a CDS encoding AfsR/SARP family transcriptional regulator, producing MLKLYFLGEPKILVGDIDITNEISSKALAILAYLVTHRNQKISRDRISALFWSESSYKSSKYNLRYTLWSIKKTLKDKGIEEDIILAPDKESCSIIIEEESWWSDVVLLEKFPDVYKSVEIIDLYQGEFLQDINLKGNPELDDWIIYERERLQKLYFNGLLRLTKEFSELGQYNKGILCLNKLLYINPLQEEIHKELMELYYLKGDRVLALQQYEKCAEILRSELNISPVEDMRELYERIKMGDKEDITIRNNKDLYKNPNYFVLAEIIETIIEIYPDILEDLTEGQLWELAKLVPELSVASNGPPIEYKCQEIEKLRIFKAAASLIKNAEARGGLPHVKAMGEMDKVSIQFIAYMKMKFPNITIPVEII from the coding sequence TTGCTAAAATTATATTTTTTAGGAGAACCAAAAATTTTAGTTGGAGATATAGATATTACCAATGAAATCAGTAGCAAGGCCTTGGCTATTTTAGCTTATCTCGTTACCCACAGAAACCAAAAAATTTCAAGGGATCGTATCTCAGCCCTCTTTTGGAGTGAAAGCTCCTACAAATCCTCCAAATATAATTTGCGATATACCCTGTGGTCCATCAAGAAAACCCTAAAGGACAAGGGGATAGAGGAGGATATTATCCTTGCTCCAGATAAGGAAAGCTGTAGTATAATAATAGAGGAAGAAAGCTGGTGGAGCGACGTTGTCCTATTGGAGAAGTTCCCCGATGTATATAAGTCAGTGGAAATCATCGATCTATATCAAGGAGAGTTTTTGCAGGACATCAACCTAAAGGGAAATCCTGAATTAGATGACTGGATTATCTATGAAAGGGAACGGCTTCAAAAACTGTATTTTAATGGTCTACTGAGATTAACCAAGGAGTTTTCGGAGTTGGGTCAGTATAATAAGGGCATCCTCTGTCTTAACAAGCTCCTTTATATTAATCCATTACAGGAGGAAATTCATAAAGAGCTAATGGAGCTTTATTATTTAAAGGGAGATCGGGTTTTAGCTCTACAGCAATATGAGAAGTGTGCTGAAATATTAAGATCGGAATTGAATATTAGTCCTGTAGAGGACATGAGGGAGCTTTATGAAAGGATTAAAATGGGGGACAAGGAAGATATTACTATAAGGAATAACAAAGATCTTTATAAAAATCCAAATTATTTTGTATTGGCAGAAATTATAGAAACAATAATAGAGATTTATCCTGACATACTAGAGGACCTTACTGAAGGCCAATTATGGGAATTGGCTAAGCTAGTTCCAGAATTATCAGTAGCAAGCAATGGACCTCCTATAGAATATAAATGTCAGGAGATCGAGAAGCTAAGAATATTTAAAGCTGCAGCTAGCCTCATAAAAAATGCAGAAGCAAGAGGAGGGCTACCTCATGTTAAGGCGATGGGGGAGATGGATAAGGTCTCTATCCAGTTTATCGCCTATATGAAGATGAAATTTCCAAATATTACAATACCTGTAGAAATCATTTAA
- a CDS encoding ABC transporter ATP-binding protein, producing the protein MESNVLMKVENVSKLYEMGEVTVAAAKEVSLELYRGEFVVILGPSGSGKSTLLNILGGMDIPTEGKVFMEGEDITGYNDKKLTGYRREKVGFVFQFYNLMANLTARENVELATEICKGALNIDEVMEAVGLEDRKDHFPAQMSGGEQQRVAIARAVAKNPALLLCDEPTGALDFQTGIKILSLLRKINKEYNKTVVIITHNIPVGEMADRVIKMRSGEIIETKVNDNPIHPEGIEW; encoded by the coding sequence ATGGAAAGTAATGTTTTAATGAAGGTGGAAAATGTAAGTAAGCTTTATGAAATGGGGGAAGTGACAGTAGCGGCGGCCAAAGAAGTATCGCTAGAATTGTATCGGGGCGAATTTGTTGTTATCTTGGGACCCAGTGGCTCAGGAAAAAGTACTCTTTTGAATATTTTAGGAGGAATGGATATACCTACGGAAGGAAAGGTTTTCATGGAGGGAGAGGATATCACCGGCTACAATGATAAAAAGCTGACGGGTTATCGTAGGGAAAAGGTGGGTTTTGTTTTTCAATTTTATAACCTAATGGCCAATTTAACTGCCCGAGAAAATGTAGAGTTGGCTACAGAAATTTGCAAAGGTGCCTTAAACATTGATGAAGTAATGGAGGCGGTAGGGTTAGAGGATAGAAAGGATCACTTTCCAGCTCAAATGAGTGGTGGTGAACAGCAAAGAGTAGCTATAGCCAGGGCAGTGGCAAAAAATCCAGCCCTACTATTATGTGATGAGCCAACCGGTGCCCTAGATTTTCAGACGGGAATCAAGATTTTATCCCTCCTGAGGAAAATTAATAAAGAGTACAATAAAACAGTGGTGATCATTACCCACAATATCCCGGTTGGAGAGATGGCAGATCGGGTAATTAAAATGAGAAGTGGAGAGATTATTGAGACAAAGGTAAATGACAATCCAATTCATCCTGAAGGGATTGAGTGGTAA
- a CDS encoding deoxycytidylate deaminase, with product MRPSWDEYYMEMAEVAKKRSTCMRRQVGAVIVKDQRLLASGYNGAPSGINHCSEVGCLREKLGVPSGERHELCRGLHAEQNAIIQAALHGVGIKGSTIYVTHKPCIICTKMMINAGIQKLIYKGDYPDGLSEAMLKEAGITVEKYTEDERS from the coding sequence ATGCGTCCGTCTTGGGATGAATATTATATGGAAATGGCAGAGGTGGCTAAGAAAAGATCCACCTGTATGCGAAGACAGGTGGGAGCAGTGATTGTAAAGGATCAAAGACTTTTGGCCAGTGGCTATAATGGTGCCCCCAGCGGCATTAACCATTGTAGTGAAGTCGGCTGTTTAAGAGAGAAGCTAGGAGTGCCCTCTGGAGAAAGACATGAACTATGTAGAGGTCTTCATGCGGAACAAAACGCTATTATCCAAGCTGCCCTCCATGGGGTAGGTATTAAGGGTAGTACCATCTACGTCACCCATAAGCCCTGTATTATTTGCACAAAAATGATGATTAATGCTGGAATACAAAAATTGATCTATAAAGGGGATTATCCCGATGGCTTATCTGAAGCAATGCTGAAGGAAGCTGGAATAACTGTAGAAAAGTACACCGAGGATGAAAGAAGCTGA
- a CDS encoding BKACE family enzyme, whose protein sequence is MEKLIITIAPTGNVPTKELNPSTPVTPDEIVDTVARCRELGASIAHLHVRDAEGKPTSDRKLFKEVVDKIHERKLDVITQLSTGARGGGNTPEWRSQMLDLNIEMASLATGSSNFPSAVNANAPELIQYLINTMKANGVKPEIEAFDMGMIDNARYLMKKGILVGPLHFNLVMNVPGSIAGTPRNLIHMVESLPPDSTWSVTAIGKAHVPLLTMAIAMGGNVRTGLEDIIEISKGVLATNESLMERVVGIAKAVGRDIATPDEARKILSL, encoded by the coding sequence ATGGAAAAGTTAATCATAACCATAGCACCTACTGGAAATGTCCCGACAAAGGAACTCAATCCTAGTACACCAGTAACACCAGATGAAATCGTAGATACTGTAGCGAGATGTAGGGAATTAGGAGCCTCTATAGCCCATCTTCATGTAAGGGATGCAGAGGGGAAACCCACCAGTGATAGAAAGCTATTCAAAGAGGTTGTAGATAAAATCCATGAAAGAAAACTAGATGTTATCACCCAACTATCTACAGGGGCTAGGGGTGGCGGGAATACCCCCGAGTGGAGAAGTCAGATGCTGGATCTTAATATAGAAATGGCCAGCTTAGCAACTGGATCTTCTAACTTCCCCAGTGCAGTAAATGCCAATGCCCCAGAGTTAATTCAATATCTGATTAACACCATGAAGGCAAATGGTGTAAAGCCAGAGATTGAGGCCTTTGATATGGGTATGATCGATAATGCTAGATATTTAATGAAGAAGGGTATTTTAGTAGGTCCCCTCCACTTCAATCTAGTTATGAATGTACCGGGATCTATCGCAGGAACACCTAGAAACCTTATCCACATGGTGGAAAGTCTACCACCGGATTCTACATGGTCTGTAACCGCCATTGGTAAGGCCCATGTACCGCTGCTAACTATGGCTATAGCCATGGGGGGGAATGTTAGGACTGGACTAGAGGATATTATAGAAATATCTAAAGGAGTCTTAGCTACGAATGAGAGTCTAATGGAGAGGGTAGTTGGCATCGCAAAGGCAGTAGGAAGGGATATTGCAACTCCAGATGAAGCACGGAAAATATTAAGTCTATAA
- a CDS encoding MraY family glycosyltransferase — protein MDYYILAFLIAMSISYILTPYAKKVAYRIGAIDVPKDNRRVHKKPIPRLGGLAIYVAFMVSSMLMAIMKEEVLSIDKKFIGIMVGATIIVLIGIIDDSKQISAKYKLAGQILAAVIVVYSGVRIEFITNILNKTTGMSELKQLSVPVTIFWIVGITNTVNLIDGLDGLAAGVSTIAALSLAFVACLNGGVEVTILLMILAGSLLGFLPYNFNPAEIFMGDTGSLLVGFILATISIEGVIKSATTIAVAIPVLALGVPIFDTTFAIIRRLVNKRPIMEADKGHLHHRLLDRGLSQKQTVVILYIISIILGGSAIVISNTSGTTPYLIIVGIAYWVFLGALRIGLVKKTQETKANS, from the coding sequence ATGGATTATTATATTTTAGCCTTTTTAATAGCTATGTCCATTTCTTATATATTGACCCCCTATGCTAAAAAAGTGGCCTATAGGATAGGTGCTATTGATGTGCCAAAGGACAATAGAAGAGTGCATAAAAAGCCTATACCACGGCTAGGTGGATTAGCTATTTATGTTGCTTTTATGGTTTCCTCTATGCTTATGGCTATTATGAAGGAAGAAGTCTTAAGTATTGATAAAAAATTTATAGGTATCATGGTGGGGGCCACCATTATCGTACTTATTGGCATTATAGATGATTCTAAACAAATATCAGCAAAATATAAGCTGGCGGGCCAGATATTGGCGGCGGTAATTGTTGTCTATAGTGGGGTAAGGATTGAATTCATCACCAATATTTTAAACAAAACAACGGGAATGTCAGAACTAAAACAATTAAGTGTCCCTGTTACTATATTTTGGATTGTAGGGATTACCAATACAGTAAATCTCATTGATGGATTAGATGGTCTAGCTGCTGGGGTTTCCACGATTGCAGCATTATCCTTAGCCTTTGTAGCCTGTTTAAATGGTGGAGTAGAGGTTACTATATTACTTATGATTTTAGCTGGTTCCCTATTAGGATTTTTACCCTATAACTTCAACCCTGCTGAAATATTTATGGGGGATACAGGGTCTCTATTGGTGGGTTTCATCTTGGCTACCATTTCTATTGAAGGGGTTATTAAAAGTGCCACCACCATTGCTGTAGCTATACCGGTATTGGCCTTGGGGGTGCCCATATTTGATACCACCTTTGCCATTATAAGAAGATTGGTTAATAAGCGGCCTATTATGGAGGCGGATAAGGGTCATCTTCACCATAGATTACTGGATCGGGGCTTAAGTCAAAAACAAACGGTTGTAATCCTATATATTATCAGTATCATATTAGGAGGTAGTGCCATTGTTATTTCCAATACCAGTGGAACAACACCCTATCTTATTATAGTTGGTATTGCCTACTGGGTTTTCCTAGGGGCCCTAAGGATTGGTTTAGTTAAAAAGACCCAGGAGACAAAAGCAAATTCATAA
- a CDS encoding amidohydrolase has protein sequence MNNKNLLLYNGKFITLSEEFPEAEWVYIKAGTIKDIGWGDGYRSYGAEVPSIDLKGSTVVPGFIDSHVHLMESSLNTLSTYLGGATSIEDILEVLTTAKEEKTEWGDMIHCIGLEEIKLRENRMPTRWELDQVVKDRVVWISSIEYHVSIVNTFGFRLLNLPFNLSGIERNEEGVPTGVLRGRANFLARKKLLGITSDETRAKGTKKLFKNIITAGVTTINAMEGGFLFHDRDALYVHKNLHKFPIDVELFYQTTDVEKVKKMKLKRIGGCIFVDGSFGARTAALDYPYADDEGNKGTLFFQKEEITNFIMKSIANHLHIALHAIGSGAIRLVLEGYEAAKKEYPHTTSIMRIEHFELPNQDQIELATKLGVILSMQPTYEYFWGGAEKMYETRLGKVRGKRTNPFATIIANGGIIAGGSDSDVTPINPLLGIDTAVNHPNSQEAISPIEALKLFTINGAIALGQEKVKGRIDKGYLGDLCILSKNPLEGNTKEIKDIQVLGTIKAGKVLYLSSDIGVEGAGSC, from the coding sequence ATGAACAATAAAAACTTACTACTCTACAATGGTAAATTTATTACACTTTCTGAGGAGTTCCCCGAGGCTGAATGGGTTTATATCAAGGCAGGAACGATAAAAGATATTGGATGGGGAGATGGTTATCGGAGCTATGGAGCTGAAGTGCCTTCTATTGATTTAAAGGGCAGCACTGTTGTTCCAGGTTTTATTGATAGCCATGTTCACCTGATGGAGTCATCCCTTAATACCTTAAGCACCTATTTAGGAGGAGCTACTTCCATAGAAGATATTCTAGAAGTACTAACAACAGCAAAGGAAGAAAAAACAGAATGGGGGGACATGATCCACTGTATCGGTTTAGAGGAAATTAAGCTAAGGGAAAACCGAATGCCCACCCGATGGGAATTAGATCAGGTGGTGAAGGATAGGGTAGTATGGATATCCTCCATAGAGTATCATGTTAGCATTGTTAATACCTTTGGATTTAGGTTACTGAATCTTCCCTTCAATCTTTCGGGGATAGAGAGGAATGAAGAGGGTGTACCTACAGGGGTGTTAAGGGGAAGGGCTAATTTTTTAGCCAGAAAAAAGCTATTGGGAATCACCTCGGATGAAACCCGGGCTAAAGGGACAAAAAAACTTTTTAAAAATATCATCACAGCAGGGGTCACCACCATCAATGCTATGGAGGGGGGTTTTTTATTCCATGACAGGGATGCCCTCTATGTCCATAAAAACCTACATAAATTTCCTATTGATGTGGAGCTTTTCTATCAAACCACCGATGTAGAAAAGGTGAAAAAGATGAAGCTGAAGAGAATCGGAGGATGTATCTTTGTTGATGGCTCCTTTGGGGCCCGTACAGCTGCCTTAGATTATCCCTATGCCGATGATGAGGGAAACAAAGGAACCCTCTTCTTTCAAAAGGAAGAAATTACAAATTTCATTATGAAGTCCATCGCCAACCATTTACATATAGCTTTACATGCCATTGGCTCTGGAGCCATTCGATTGGTGCTGGAGGGCTACGAAGCAGCAAAAAAAGAATATCCACATACCACAAGCATCATGAGGATAGAGCATTTTGAGCTCCCCAATCAAGATCAAATCGAGTTGGCTACAAAGCTAGGGGTTATTCTGTCCATGCAGCCAACCTATGAATATTTTTGGGGTGGAGCAGAGAAAATGTATGAAACCCGATTAGGGAAGGTTAGAGGAAAGAGAACCAATCCCTTTGCCACCATTATAGCCAACGGCGGAATCATAGCTGGAGGCTCCGATAGTGACGTTACCCCCATCAATCCTTTGTTGGGTATTGATACAGCGGTTAATCATCCTAATAGCCAGGAGGCTATTTCCCCCATAGAGGCTTTAAAGCTCTTTACCATCAATGGAGCTATAGCCCTAGGTCAAGAGAAGGTAAAGGGAAGGATAGATAAGGGCTATTTAGGAGATCTGTGTATCCTATCTAAAAATCCTCTAGAGGGTAATACAAAGGAGATAAAAGATATTCAAGTGCTGGGGACTATTAAAGCTGGAAAAGTCCTGTATCTATCGTCAGACATAGGCGTTGAGGGGGCGGGGTCTTGCTAA
- a CDS encoding ABC transporter permease — MKKLDVRLLRLIKNSKGQFASITVMIILALTIYVSFSMVGDNLYNSIYYYYDITNFGDVFVEVVKAPKSAIDQLHRIEGIEAAQGRISSDVPLRVEDPDEKVRVRVVSLPKEEKVINDLYMLEGRGLQEDSRATMVLQQFSDARGIQLEDKIIPYIAGREYPLDVVGIVGSPEYIYLMENDQTLLPAEERFGVIYVTEDFAQSALGYQGSYNEVMITIKEEHLHRIDTIVEEIEDHLDRYGVRRTIKRDEQLSHKMMMEEVNQLDMMSTAITLLFLVVSAVIINIMLSRMVKNDRMAIGVMKALGYNNLNILGHYTKFAVVMGLVGSIIGIVLSIPLSQWFTNLYILFFNIPMFQMEVYDIYFVYGILLTTGFCVASGLIGARSVLKILPADAMRPEAPRAGGRIWLEKVKFLWNRITFSWKMVIRNILRNKRRAAFLGLGIALTYGITMVPVFMSSVWSNLFMLQYGEFQTMDYNIDFSHPMNNNGIRELSQVIEVDHIEPKTEIPFELRRGWRKKTVSIIGIPRDTKFYHLKTPSGSSVDIPGEGIILAERLAEILGVGVGDEILIKNFMPNKEDSVIEVKGVAVQYLGTNAYMDIEALNDLLGEKGMVTGALMNSRDEVVSKLRNVGNIRQVQSVEDMKNSFLEFMDLIIYSVGVLMIFGGILGFAIVYNVTIISISERTMEFSSLRVMGFDKKEIYRMISRENGVMTFLGIMLGVPLAYGMCRAMISALSTDLFSIPFIISPRSYIITAIATIVFVVIAQLATLRKIHRLNFMDALKNRIS; from the coding sequence ATGAAGAAGCTAGATGTAAGGTTATTAAGATTAATAAAAAATTCTAAAGGACAGTTTGCTTCTATTACAGTGATGATTATTTTAGCCTTGACCATCTATGTTTCCTTCAGCATGGTGGGGGATAATTTGTATAACAGCATCTATTATTATTACGATATTACCAACTTTGGTGATGTTTTTGTAGAGGTGGTGAAGGCCCCGAAGTCAGCCATAGATCAACTCCATAGAATAGAGGGAATAGAAGCTGCTCAAGGAAGAATAAGCAGTGATGTACCCCTAAGGGTTGAAGATCCAGATGAAAAGGTGAGGGTTAGGGTTGTTTCTCTACCTAAGGAAGAGAAGGTCATCAATGATTTGTATATGCTAGAGGGTAGGGGACTGCAGGAGGATTCAAGGGCTACAATGGTGCTACAGCAATTTTCAGATGCTAGAGGTATTCAGCTGGAGGATAAAATTATCCCCTATATTGCAGGCAGAGAATATCCTTTAGATGTGGTGGGTATTGTAGGCAGTCCTGAATATATTTATCTTATGGAAAACGACCAGACCCTGTTACCAGCTGAGGAGAGATTTGGGGTTATCTATGTGACAGAAGATTTTGCCCAGTCTGCTTTAGGCTATCAAGGAAGCTATAATGAAGTCATGATTACAATTAAGGAGGAACATCTCCATAGAATAGATACTATTGTAGAGGAAATAGAGGATCATTTGGACAGATATGGAGTTCGTCGTACAATAAAAAGAGATGAGCAGTTGAGTCATAAAATGATGATGGAGGAAGTAAATCAATTGGATATGATGTCCACCGCCATTACCCTGTTATTTTTAGTGGTTTCGGCAGTGATCATTAATATCATGCTGTCAAGAATGGTAAAAAATGATAGGATGGCCATTGGTGTCATGAAGGCCTTAGGCTACAACAACCTCAATATATTAGGTCATTACACCAAGTTTGCCGTTGTTATGGGATTGGTGGGTTCGATTATTGGTATTGTCCTCAGCATCCCTCTATCCCAATGGTTCACCAACCTGTACATCTTGTTTTTTAATATACCAATGTTCCAAATGGAGGTTTATGATATCTATTTTGTCTATGGCATTCTGTTAACCACTGGATTTTGTGTAGCATCGGGTTTGATAGGAGCCAGAAGTGTTTTAAAAATCCTGCCGGCGGATGCTATGCGACCAGAGGCCCCAAGGGCTGGGGGAAGGATTTGGTTAGAAAAAGTTAAGTTCCTATGGAATCGTATAACCTTCAGCTGGAAGATGGTAATTAGAAACATATTAAGAAATAAAAGAAGGGCTGCCTTCTTAGGGTTGGGCATTGCTTTAACCTATGGTATCACCATGGTACCAGTATTTATGTCCTCTGTTTGGAGCAATTTATTTATGCTACAGTATGGAGAGTTTCAAACAATGGACTACAACATTGATTTCTCCCATCCCATGAATAACAATGGTATTAGGGAGTTATCTCAAGTCATTGAAGTGGATCATATAGAACCTAAAACAGAGATTCCCTTTGAATTAAGAAGGGGATGGAGAAAAAAGACCGTCAGTATTATTGGTATCCCAAGGGACACCAAGTTTTATCATCTAAAAACCCCCTCTGGGTCATCAGTAGATATCCCTGGAGAGGGAATTATACTGGCGGAACGTCTTGCCGAGATCCTTGGTGTAGGTGTAGGGGATGAAATCCTTATAAAAAACTTTATGCCGAATAAAGAAGACAGCGTTATTGAAGTAAAGGGAGTTGCTGTACAATATTTAGGAACCAATGCCTATATGGATATTGAAGCCCTGAATGATTTATTAGGGGAAAAAGGAATGGTTACGGGAGCCTTGATGAATTCGAGGGATGAAGTGGTATCTAAGCTACGGAATGTAGGGAATATTCGACAGGTTCAATCGGTGGAGGATATGAAAAATAGCTTTTTAGAGTTTATGGATTTAATTATTTACTCGGTAGGGGTGTTGATGATATTTGGCGGGATATTGGGCTTTGCCATAGTATATAATGTAACCATTATTAGCATAAGTGAAAGGACCATGGAGTTCTCCTCCTTGAGGGTGATGGGCTTTGATAAAAAAGAAATTTATAGGATGATCAGCAGGGAAAATGGCGTCATGACCTTCTTAGGTATCATGCTAGGGGTGCCTTTAGCCTATGGAATGTGCAGGGCAATGATATCCGCCCTTTCCACAGATCTCTTTAGTATTCCCTTTATTATCAGCCCCAGAAGCTATATAATAACTGCTATTGCCACCATTGTTTTTGTTGTTATAGCCCAGCTGGCAACGTTGAGAAAAATTCATAGATTAAATTTCATGGATGCCTTGAAAAATAGAATATCCTAA
- a CDS encoding aminotransferase family protein has translation MSANKAPKNHVFYRNQNWHYPKIEKGEGVYLFGEDGKRYLDACSGSAVANIGHGNKEIAEFAKQQIERIAFTHLSRWTVDVIEECASKVSEWAPGDLNHVYFVSGGSEATETAMKMARQYFIERDGKKSSKWKIISKWDSYHGNTLGALSMTGHPGRRKFYDPMLANFPKIPQFYHYRNPWGCKTLEETSIKAAKALEEEILKQGADNIAAFITEPVVGSAIPGVHPDKIYFQMVREICNKYDILLIVDEVMAGFGRTGEKFAVDHFDTVPDIIACAKGMSAGYTPMGATVCNDEIFETIMVKGSGNFVHGHTYASNPLSCGISLKVLEIIERENYLENAKAQGAYFMEKLEELYKYPIIGDVRGKGLMAGLEFVKDQSTKEPFEVSENVKGKFTVNCLAEGIVPYPGGGSADGVRGDDTLLAPPINITREEVDELLVGLEKAIAKTCDDVLGVKA, from the coding sequence ATGAGTGCTAACAAAGCTCCTAAAAATCATGTTTTCTACAGAAATCAAAACTGGCATTATCCAAAAATTGAAAAGGGTGAAGGTGTTTATCTCTTTGGAGAAGATGGCAAACGTTATTTAGACGCCTGTTCTGGTTCGGCTGTTGCCAATATAGGCCACGGCAACAAAGAAATTGCAGAATTTGCTAAGCAGCAGATTGAACGTATTGCATTTACCCATTTATCTAGATGGACGGTAGATGTGATTGAAGAATGTGCTTCCAAGGTAAGTGAATGGGCTCCAGGGGATTTAAACCATGTATATTTTGTATCTGGGGGATCTGAAGCTACAGAAACTGCCATGAAGATGGCAAGACAATACTTTATAGAAAGAGATGGCAAGAAAAGCTCTAAGTGGAAAATTATTTCTAAATGGGACTCTTATCATGGTAATACATTAGGGGCGTTATCTATGACAGGACATCCAGGACGTAGAAAGTTCTATGATCCTATGCTGGCTAATTTCCCTAAAATTCCACAATTCTATCATTATAGAAATCCATGGGGATGTAAGACCCTAGAAGAAACCAGCATAAAGGCAGCCAAAGCATTGGAGGAAGAAATCTTAAAGCAGGGGGCCGACAACATTGCAGCTTTTATTACTGAGCCAGTGGTGGGCTCTGCTATCCCAGGGGTTCATCCTGATAAAATTTACTTCCAAATGGTAAGAGAAATCTGTAATAAATACGATATTCTATTAATTGTTGATGAGGTTATGGCAGGATTTGGTAGAACTGGAGAAAAATTTGCTGTAGATCATTTTGATACTGTTCCAGATATTATTGCTTGTGCCAAGGGAATGAGTGCTGGATACACACCAATGGGAGCCACCGTATGTAATGATGAAATTTTTGAAACAATTATGGTGAAGGGTTCTGGAAACTTTGTTCATGGTCATACCTATGCCAGCAACCCATTATCCTGTGGTATTTCTCTGAAGGTATTGGAAATCATTGAAAGAGAAAACTACCTAGAAAATGCTAAGGCTCAAGGGGCATACTTTATGGAAAAGCTTGAAGAATTATATAAATACCCAATTATAGGGGATGTTCGAGGTAAAGGTCTGATGGCAGGACTGGAGTTTGTAAAGGATCAAAGCACAAAGGAGCCCTTTGAAGTCAGTGAAAATGTTAAGGGTAAATTTACAGTTAACTGCTTAGCCGAAGGCATCGTTCCATATCCTGGTGGGGGTTCAGCAGATGGGGTCCGAGGTGATGATACCCTATTGGCACCACCAATCAATATTACGAGGGAAGAAGTAGATGAATTGTTAGTAGGATTAGAAAAGGCTATTGCCAAAACCTGTGATGATGTACTGGGGGTTAAGGCGTAA
- a CDS encoding DUF3870 domain-containing protein: MKYYDDDTVYFISYAKLPTEISAAALHKVVGIGLIINIKTGRIVDVSCTLLTQEAKDFMKSILVGRNVHEEDVDEIIQTIKQRYHGYAQKAVGVATRGTIERYNTWKIEQEKK; encoded by the coding sequence ATGAAATATTACGATGATGATACAGTTTATTTTATTTCCTACGCCAAGCTACCTACTGAAATTTCAGCAGCAGCCCTACACAAAGTGGTTGGAATAGGTTTAATTATTAATATAAAAACCGGTAGGATTGTTGATGTCTCTTGTACACTCCTTACCCAAGAAGCAAAGGATTTTATGAAATCTATACTTGTTGGACGAAATGTGCACGAGGAAGACGTTGATGAGATCATTCAAACCATTAAACAAAGATATCATGGCTATGCACAAAAAGCTGTAGGTGTAGCCACTAGAGGTACTATTGAACGCTATAATACATGGAAAATAGAACAGGAAAAAAAGTAA